One Candidatus Nitrososphaera evergladensis SR1 genomic window, CAATCATGGTCAGGAGAATCAGCAACAGGCACTAAAGAAAGGAAATACTCCTATGGCTTTTGTAGGCAAAGAGGGAGCGACATATGTCGTCAAGGTAAATGACAACCAGCAATTTACCTTTGACCATTGGAAGGATGGCGATACAAATAGTGTTAAACAGGTAAAGCTTTCAAAATCTCTGCCCGTAATTGAATTGACTGCTTTTTTCAAGAAAAAGACTGAACCACCATCGCCGTCATCCACGCTGGTTGTAAACGCTTTGACAGCTAACGGCGAGCCGTTGCATATGTCGGCAACAATCCGGTCCGGAAAAGCGGTTGTGAAAACAGGACTGCTGACTCCATTTACGTTTCATGGAACCCCCGGCAAAACCTACACGCTGACTCTCGATGAAAAAAATAATGGCAAAAGTGCTGTGGCGGCATCATCATTATCCTCATTTCCCATTCTAGGTAACGATGACAGCGGCGGCAACAAGAAGCAGCCTGATCAGTCAAAGAAGGGTGCCCTTCCTCCTCTCAGCGTTATATTCAATCACTGGAACGATACAGGAAACACGAACAGAGTCCGCAGCATCACGATGCCAGCAAACGACGGTGGAGTCTTGAAACTAGTGGGAATCTACAACAAAGGCGACAGGGTAACACTAGAGGACCTTGGGGTGCTGCAGCTTGTGTCCCATGACCTATATAATACGATCCGCGATGGCCCCAATCCAGGCAGCATAGAGGATGAAAGGCTTAATCTTAGTACCCTGCTTGATCATGGAGATGACCAGATAATTCTAGGAGGGGAGCCAAGGAACAGCGAGAACATAGCAATTCACACGGTGGCAGTAAACCTTGGCAAGATGTACCTTGGTCTAGTTGGTAGCGGGATTGATCCGGCCGATGCAAGAAACCAGACCATTCAAGTGTACCTTGCCAAGCTTGAAAAGGCATACAACCATGCCTTCCACGAGCCGCTGCCTGCCCCTGCTCCTAACCCGCATGAGGAAAAGCCGGACAGCGCAGAGAACCTTACCGGTGACTTGTCTTTGAGGGCGGTGCACTCGTACGTCCCGGGCCACATCATGGTAAATGGAGTCGACACACCCATACTTGATCCGTCGCTCAGGGGCAAGACTCTTTCCGCCAAGGACATGCAGCAGCTGTCAAAGCCGCTTGATGGGACGTTTGACCCCGTGTTCAGAAACGTCACCATATTCCTGCCCCCGCCCAACCCGCCGCCAAACCTCTTCACCATAGACCTCTTTGAAAGGGACAGCAGCTTTGCAAAGCAGTTTGGGACAGACGTCTCGTTTGAGGAGTTTATGGGCGAGCTCAAGGACGGCCGGTTCGACAAAGACGAACAAGTAATGAACTATCTGAGAGAAGACGTTGCGGCAGGACTACTGTTGTCTTCCTCCGAGGAAGATAATGAGGAGGAGGTGGATGACTGAAAGAGGAAGAGAAAGTGATAGAAAGCTCTCATTCTTCCTCCTCTTATCTTTATCTCCATACGATAGAACATGCGTGTGTGTATGCGTATGTCTGTGCTCTTTTTTACACAGAAGATGGCCACTTAGTTTCCATACAGAGTGAAATTGCCAAACCCATTATAATAACAAAATCGTACTTTTTGTTGTATATATGAATAATATGGACTTCGCGCGTTTCTTTGGAATCGTACGGATCCGGATGGTATTAGCCCGCGGTGAGGCCAGACGAAACAACCATCAAAGAAAGCTATGCGATGTTTGCAGCCGTCAATTTTCGGCATTTGAAGAGATGGAAGACCATCGCAGAAAGATGCATCCTGATGTCATGGTGTAAGTCTGCGTTATCATAAGACATAGAGATCAACCTCACCAACGAATCTCGTAAATACGAGTCTTTGGTATTTTCAGAGTGTCAAATGACAACAACTGCTTCTTCCGGCAATTCTAGGAGTAATAATGATACTGCTGCCAGTAGCATCAACGTAATGCCTATTTCGAGCATAATGGTTCAGGACGTGAAAACTGTTAGTGAAGAGCAAACCATCTTGGATGTCTGCAGGGTCATGCATAATAACAATATTGGCAGCGTGGTGGTAGTAGCCAGTAAAGGGCAAAACAAGAATCCTGCTTCCTACTCATCATCCTCGTCATCATCATCAACAACAGATGGAAAACAACCTTCCTTTGACGAACCGACAGGCATCATTACCGAACGCGACATTGTAAGACACATTGCCCTAAAATTAATCGCGATACAAGCGCCTGTCCACGACGTGATGAGCAAGCCCATAGTTACTGTTAGACCTGAAACTTCGTTGACTGAGGCAATCCAGATAATGCAGACAAGAGATTTTCGGAGGTTGATTGTGGTAAATAATGAAGGAGGAATCATCGGGATAATCACTGACAAGGATATTTTTCGTGCCATTGCACGGAGTCGAGCATTGATTTCAGGACTCCTGAGCGAGCAGCAGCCATTGCCGTCATCACCAACAGATAGAGGTGGTCTTCTGGACCAACTGGAGATGGAGGCACTTACTGAGCTATTCAGGCCTAAACTTGGCTGAGCGTGTATTGTCCTCTGGTATTATATGTCGACAAGGAAGATAGGACTGAACTTCAGCATCGGCATAACAATCTTTGGTAACCCTCTGCTTTGAGAGACAATCAACTCCGTTAAGGTAGGGCCTCTGGCAGAAGAATGCAGTGGTAATGATGTGATCGATACTCTGAGAAATGATTGGCACGTGTATACTCTAGTAATATGTCAACACCTACAAACGAAGAGTTTCAGGCAGCCAAGATAGGAATTGAAGTCATAATAAGGCACGTATCCCATCATGCCGACTTTAGAGGACAGATAATGCGTCTTGATAAGAATGCACAATTTGCCAGAATTACTTTTCAGACGAGCTTGCCAAGCTCTGACCTTATTTTTGGTGCACTATATTTTGCTTCCATCGATCGGTTCTACACTGAGATAAAGTGATCTTACTACAAGATAAGAGTGCGCTGCAGAACCTACAAACGCGCACCATGGATTAAATGTCGTTTTGAATAAGAACAAGAGGGGAGGGGCATCACTAAACAATGAAACCAAATGTTTTTGCCATGAAGGACTGGCACCTTGAGCATATTGAAAAAGTGGCAGTCAAATTTGCAAGAGGTCTAGCCTCTACAGCAACATATTCTGAAAAACGCAATCACAAGAAATTTGGCACGGCTACGTTCTGTATAAAGCAGATAGAATATGATATGAAGCACGGCGTTGAAAAGAGCGAAGTAATGGAAGTATTTCGCAAAATTAGGCTGGATGAAAAATACGCCAAGTTATGGTCCAATGTTGAAGCACTCAACAGATTGCAGGAGCTAGAAGACCGTCTTCTGCTAACTGGCGGCCAAGAAATAGTAGGAGCGGCGGCAAAAGATGACCGTTTTCTCTGGCACAAAAACGCCTACAAGGGTTAAAAGAGAACACAAGAGAGAATGAGATAGCTTTTCTCACTGCTTCTTCTGTCCCTCTCTGCCTGACCTTAAGAACAAATGCATTTCTTTCTACTACTGTTGTTATCATCATCTTTTTGGACACGCAAAAAATACGCATCAAGAAAAAGGATTGTCATTATTTTTGGACGATGACGATAGGGTTCTGTCAAGTAGTCGGGTATCGATTACATTCGGCAAAATGTGAGCACAATTTGCAAGACCGTAAATAGTTCGCTGTTTTGCTGGCGCGCTTTTTTATAATAGGTGTTATGAAGTAGAATACACACGAAAATGTCCGCAGACGGTGCTACTACAACTAACAACACCAATCCTTCCTCTTCTTCCCCGCCATCAAAGCCGAAAAGCAACAAGATCGCATTTGCAGTGATACGGATGCCTGATGGCATAGAGCACGAGATTCCTTTGCCTCCAAAAACATTTAGTTCTGGCAGAGAAGGGTGCTACGCACAAATCCCAGGATTCTTCTATAATGATGAGGTATATGGTGGGCAGATACAGGTATGGAAAAAGGGGGAAAAGGGACAACAGAAGGCCTGAGATGATTTTTTCCAGCTATTGTCTCTCCCCTATGCCCCGTATGTATTGGCACTACTGCTGCCTTGCTAACGGAGGTGATACGCCTCCTATCTTTTCTATACTGAAGGTAAGTATGTAGTCACCGGTGCTCGAACGCACACTGATGTTGCCCGAAGGATAGTTTGGTGCCGTATATGCCACATTTACAACTCCTAGCTTCTCATTTGAATTTAGGTGAGCACCAAGCCACGACGCCACCTTTGATATTTGAGGCCAGTAGTCGCAGACGTAATGGGCGCCAGGTATGGGTTTGCAGGTAGTCTCTGCCCAAGTAGGCAACTTTGGTGGCGTCCAGCCTTCCCAATCTTCTTCTATTCCGTATGCCCCAACGTTAATCGCCCCGCCGGGTGCTACATTGATGTCAACATACTTTGATGCAGGAAGCTTTACGACTTCGCCAGGAGACACGTCGTTCATTCCTCCATCGCAGTCACTTTTGCCGGCCGCAGGGGTGCAAGTATCTATGAAGATTTGCTTGCCATTGGCTCCTCCAAACATTTTGAATTCGCCATCGCCACTCAGCGCACCCTCATGGTCATTGAGGACCTTCACTTGGATGAATTTTACCCGGTAAGTATCTTGAAGGATTGGTTTCACAATGACGCGCTGTGCATCGGCCTGTGCGGTCATGCCAAATGACAAGAGGGCTGTTGCGGTTGCTGCTGTCAGTATCACGACGACTACTGCTCGCATCGCTAGATGATGACGTTTGTCTTGTTTGTGTGGTTTACTATCCGACGTCATTTCTCATAATTCACCCTGTTTTGCATGTATAACGTAACTAAGCTGGCAATTATTTAAGGAAAATGTACATATCTTCAGAACAATTGATGCGTTTGTGATTATATAACAAATTCATGCAAATTTTTGAGTACAAGTTATTTATTGGTACTGTATCGTTCGCGTTGGACAATGCGATAATAATAACAACAATAGAACAAAAAACGCCTTATCTGCATGATACGTGGTGTGTAGTAAAAACTCCTTACTCGAGATGGAATTCATTTGCATCTGCCAGAAATGGCACATATACATCATCTACACACTTGTTCCACCTGATCATTTCATTTTCTGCCAATCAGTCTGGGTCAGCTGCCGCCACTTGGCATTAGCCTGTATCTGCGTATGATCTTTTTTTCCTGTCCCTTTTGCTGAGCAATTCTTTGGGCAAGCGTCCCTTCCTTGCGTGCTAATCTTGAAGGCCTATCCTCCGGTTTTGTCAGCTCGATCTTTATTCGAAAAGGCGTCTTGGACGTAAATACTAATCCCTGCGACGGGTCGATTCTTATCCTATTTGGATTAATTTGATTCTGCGCGGTACACTCGATCTTGATGGGTTGAGGATTCCTCTGCGTCTTGCCAATTTCCGGGTAGTTCACCATAAGTTCTGCCTTGGCATTGTTTAGCGTATTTGTAACAGAGTAAGTTCCAGGCCGAATGATGGTGGTGGAAAAGATGTCATCCTCCTTTAATTCAGAGCTATCAAATACCTTGACCTGGGAGCCTTTTTCATACTTGCGAATCTCTACTACATAACCGCCAGGCCCTGTGGAGACATAAAATACTCCGTATCCTCCCCTTCTCAATGTGAAACGATCACTGGCTGTATCCTTTAGATCAACTTTGATCTGTTCGGCGGCTGCAGCATTTGTGTTAGTGGCGGCGGCCGCCTGAGAACTACTACTAATAATATTATTATCCTCTACAACTGTAACGGTGAATCTTTGCGTCTTGATGGGTCCCTTCATCACAATGCCTTCGTACTCGCCAGGCTGTGCAAATCTGTGTATGACGGCGGACAGTATCGAAAGTGATCCGCTGTCTACATTTACTTGGGTGAACAGGTGGCGGTTGATATTATTTATTAGATTCATGTCTCTAATTTCCCACGTCTCCTTCTACTATCATTTCATTACCGCCGCTATTAACTCTGATACCTAAAAACTCGATTGGAATCTTTACCGGGATTAGTGGTGCAACAGGATTTGCAGGCGTGGGGACGGGGTTTGCTGGAAGGACCTCCAAGGGGTCCTCGAGCTCAAAGAGCGTTATGGCGATATACTGACTTATGGCATCGATGAGCGCTTGAAATATTCCTAGGTTGCCAATCAAGTCCAGCAGGAATTCTCCAACGTCGTCGGGGATGTCCAGGACAGTTCTGATTATCCCTTCAATACCTCCAAGAACAAAGTCGATAAAGTCTATTGCCCAGTCTGGAAGCCCGAGAGAGCCAAGGAGGTTATCGATTGCGTCGACTATGAGGTTGTGAAATAGATCTCCTGCGGTGTCGGCTATGTCAATTATGTCAAGATCGATTGGAAGTGTTGGTACCAGAGTAATCTGCCATCTGTTTGACAACCCTCCAGAACCAACGCCGTAGAACACCTTGGGGATTGCGCTAAAAGTTATTTCAGACGTTATGATTCCGCTTAGGTCAAGCGGTATGGAGATATCCGGGCTACCGCTGAAAAGGTCTATGGAAGGCGCCCTAACTAGGCATCCGCCAAAGGGGTTGGGAATAATGCAAAATCCCCCTATGGTGACCGTGGGGATGTCAATGCCAATATTGACATGCAGCGTGTCCCACTTGACATCCAGTTCGCTTACCACTATTGAGCCACTGCTGCGCAGGTCAATCGTGCCACCTTCAAGATGTGCTGCTACCGAGTAAGATGCAGTGAATATGCCGGAGCTGCCTGTGCCTGATTTGACAAACTTGAAGCCCTTGATGACGGCACCGTAAATCTCCTTGAAGGCTTGTTCGGATATTGCAGCCGTCAGGTCAAAGGTTCCAGTCCGAGTGCGAGGCCGGACAGTTCTGGTTATTGTTCCTCCTCCTCCGCCACCACCGCCCCCACTACCTCCGCCTCCGCTGCCCGATGGAGAAATCACTATGTCAAGATCCACCTTGTCTAAATTGATAAATGTCTTGAGTTGGTCGTCCTCTATTGCAGGGTTGTTAGGGACTGCCGTGGATGCCGAAACTTGGATATCTCCTGAAACTTGGACATCGTCGCCTGGATTAGGGCTTGGCAGTTCAAATAAGCCAAATGCCAGTTTTGAAATGAATTCTGCAACAGGGGGAAATATTCCGTGATTCAGGACTAGCCTGGCGTAACATTCGATTGCGTTTTCCATACCTTCCGGCTTTAGGTCTACTATCTCTATGCCGTCCACTCTGGGCTCTATTCTTTGATTTCCGACCAGCCCTGTTATCTTGCATCCTGCCGTTGCGAACAGGTCAAGGCAAAAACATTCCAGCCGCGTTGCTGGCAAAGTTATGTTACTGTTATCGCCATCTCGACCCGGCAGGGAAGCGCCGGCATGAGGTCCCAGAATATCCTGCAGAGCTGCATTGGAATTTGATATGATACGACGTTCTCTGGCAAAGCTACTGGCAAAAGTTGATAGTGATGATGATGTTGTTGCCAATTTTCCGGGCAGCACTATTTCTTTTGATGGGCAGCCAATTCCTGCACACACTCTAAAGTGCACGGCCAGGCGCTGACTTGCAAGAGGACTGAGTTCAGGAGGGAGGCTGAATACGTTCCCTCTGAAAAAGTCCATTTCCCCTTTAGAAAGTTGAACTCCAAAATTCAGCCCCAAGTTGGTCGGACCTAAAGAAGTATCCTGCGGAAGGCCACTCAATCCAATGACTGGCAGTGGGTCAAGAACCGTGACCAGAGGGTTCCGATTTCGAATCACTTCTGGGGCTGCATCGATGCGCTCACAAAGTAATTGAGGGTTGGATGCTACTAACGACGTCCCATAGTTAAAGAGGGATGGACGCTGGCGCATGATATGCCGAATTACTCTATTAATGCCCTCATCATGGATCGCAGCAAAAATGTCACAGTTATTAGTTAAGGACATTATTGTGTGTCCAGATTTGGGACTTTTAACCATTGTGTAGGGAAGTTCGCTTTTATCTTGCCTTTGAAAGTATGTGCCATATACTTTGTAATATAACATGCAGCCGCAGTGTCTTTCAATATATCATACAAATGAAATTTTCTTTGTAATTAGTTGAAATATTTCTGCAGTGACCGCCGTAACATGTCATTGACCTGTCCAAAGTGCTGCACTGTTCTGAATATGAAGTACTTTGACGGCGGCTACTGGGTAGCAAGCAAAGATCCCGTATGGACCTGCAGTTCTTGCAACACATTTTACCGCGCAAAGGAGCTAAAGAAAAGCCTTTGCAGCGTGTAACGAGACAACAACAATAACAATTGCAACTAACTTGAAGGGAAGGGCCGATCGCAGTCTTTTATTACTTCTTTGTGCCATATCACTATGAGAAAGAGGAACGGAAAAAAGAGAGATAGGTGGTGATGGCCGCGCTCCATTGGTAGTGGATTATCAGTTTCTCAACTCGCTTTGTGAGCAAATTCTAGCGAGGGCTAATTCTATTCGATGGACAGCCATTGCAAGCGACAATGGTGTAATCCTAAGTTCTAAGCAAAGGCCCGGCTTGTTGCCCCTTTTGACACAGGAGGAAAATGAGGAATATGTCCTCTCCGCGATATCCCGGCATAAGACTAGGACAAAATTTGAAACAAAAATAGGAAAACTAAGGTATGCCTTTGGAAAGTATGAAGGATTGAATCGTGCTACCATACCAATTACAAAGCATCATTATCTGCTCTTGACTATTGACAAGGAAGAAAAGAATTTTGACTCGATAATAACGGAAAAGATCCTTCCGCTCATTGACAATAATATCAATCGGTTCACAGACTCCCCGATGGAAAAGGATCCTGCCAGCGAATATGAATTAGGTACTTTTAGATGTATCACCTGTGCAAAAGAGTTCTTGACCAAAGAGGATGCCGATGAACACCACTATGAAACTCATAAACAAGAATCAATTCATGCTAACGAATAGTCTTGGAGGTACGCGCAAACTACTGGTGGTGGATTTAAACTACCACACACACGCACATAACAAGCAGAAAACTTTCGGAGTACAAAATACCAAACAACAACCCTGCATGTATCAGTGTGAATATTCTGCGTTCGATGCTGTAACTTGGTTGCAGGATGATGCTAATCTATTTTCACAGGCGACCGGAGGCTTGATAAAACCCTATTGCTGCCTGGTCTGGTTCTGCGGCTGTACAGGTAGCTCAAAAAATGGAAATGCATTGGTACCTAGAGCCAATGGCATCTGTCCGTTCCACTTGTTTATGGATTGCCACTTAAGATAATCCGGACTCTGTTTCAATTGCTCGTTAATGATCTTGATTGCCTGTGATTCACCATTTGCTTTAGCCACATTTGCTCTCGCTTGTGCTTCAGCTTGAACCACAGTCTGGTTTGCAACCACTTGTACTGCCTTGAGGTTGTTCTGTTCAGTTAGATATTTTTGGTAAGCTACTACTTTTGCTTCAATTTGATTGGCGAATGCTTCCGAAAATTTAAAGTCAGTTATGAATACTGTCTCAACACTGATGTCTCTCTGAGACAGTGTTTTACGTATAGTATCAGCAATTACGCCTTTTGCCGTCTCCCTCTTTGTAATCAGCTCTTCTGCATTAAATTTTGCGACGCTTGCCTTGACAGATTCTTGTATGGTAGGCGAGATTATTCTGTCCGCATAGTCCGCACCTAGCTGTTGGAAGATGGTGTTTACGCCATTCGGATCAATATGGTAGTTTAATGCTATGACCGTCTGCACTTCTTGCAAGTCATTTGAGGCCGCAGAGGCATCAGCTTGGAATTTCAACGTTCTCACCTCCATCTGTATTACCTGCTCTGCAAATGGTGTTATGAAATGTATCCCTTCGCTGAGTACGCGGGGTTCAACAGCACCCAGATAAAGGACGACCCCTCTGTGTCCTGCCTGCACAATAACTACCGATTCAGCGAGGATAATTATGACGACTATGACAGTTACAACCGCTGCCACGATTTTTAGCTTGTTTTCTACTCTTGGAAGAGTCGGCATTTTTAATGATGGTATTCCTAGTCCAGACGGCTGCTGCTGTTGTTGTGACGGTGGTGGATGTTCGTATCTGACTTCCCGTTGTCTGTTGCGTCGCCGCCGCATATAACGCCTAATCCCTATTGAAGAAAGGACAGCAGCTATAATGAGCAAAATTATGCTGAAAACGAGTGCAGACGGAAACACATCATCCGCCATTGCTTATTATATGCACTCTTAGGCATTTAAGCTACATGCGCATAATCGACTTGAGAAGCAAGACGCTTTCTCTCCTTTTACTGCAATGGATTTAAAGAATGACCTATGATGGTGTCTCCTTTCATTATGAGGCAACATGCACATTTTTGCTGAATGCACAGCCCTGCCTCTTCATGTTTGCATATTGGACATAGGCATGCTTGACGGGTAATCGAGGAAATTTTCTTTTGTTGATTCGCCCTTCTGTCGGCATATAACCATAATGTGACAACAGATAATCCAAGTACGAAAAAGATGAGAATTGTGCGTATTGGTATTCGTAGAACGAGTAAAGAAATGGCAAAGAGTACTGTTCCTATCCCGAGGATTGAAAGCCAGCGTGTTGTAAAGTCCATGTGCGTATGGTCCTCGCTCAACCACTGATCCTGTCTGTTAAGCGCATGTTATCGCTTCTGCCTCTTCTTCCTCCTCACGTTGCCTATCCTCTGAAATAATAACTTCTGAATTGGATACGTTTTTCTTTTTTTTGCGAAGCGCCCTGACTTTCTCAAGAATTTCCTTTAATTCGGCTTCTGAAACCTTTGCAATACTCGCATCGCATTTGAGGCCCCTCTCATGAAGTACTTCCTCGGTTAACGTGATAATCTCATCCTTGTGTTCTTTTTCTTCCTTTGTTAGCATACCTTGGCTCATAAATCTAAAGAAAGCAAAATCACTCATAGTATCTAATTCTGCAATCTTGCTATTTACCTTATAGTTTAGGAAAATGCGCACTGCCGCTATTGTGGCATCGTCGAATTAACGGGCCGGCCATATTTCTTTGAAACCAAGATGCTGCTGGCGGTGGCTTTAGAGGTCGTTTTTGTTTCAAGCTCAAGTGCAGCCAGACCAACGATCTCCCTTGCGGCAGATAATGATGATATGCTGCTGTCAACAGAGGTCGCTGACAATGGCAATAATAATAGCAGCATCGGTCATGATTGTTGGAAATGGGTACGCTATCCTCTGGCTACGGAGAATGGCAGCAGTTTAAAACCTCCTTATCATGCGAGGGCTACGAATGCCATTTGCCAAAATACTACAATGATGAAGTATGCCGCAACGTGCTAGGATAAATTTGCGCTCGACAAACGGCGTGCGCGTCTGCTCCTTTTCGCGCACGCAAAAGGAACAAATAGAGAGTCTCCAAAAAAGGAGCACGGACTGAAAAAAATGTATACGGAACTGATGGTAGCAGGAGGAGTCTTTTGGTCCATTACATATGTCCTGATAATCCGTCAAGGATTCAAAGACAAGACTTTTGGAATGCCGCTAGCGGCCCTTTGTGCAAACATTTCTTGGGAGGCGATATTCTCGATGCTTCATCCCGTTTCACCGCCTCAACTGTACATAAACTATGCATGGTTTGCACTTGATGCGATCATTGTATTTCAGTTCTTAAAATATGGCAAAAAAGAATTTTTTCCAAAATTCTCTACGGCTCAATTCTATCTTGCATTTTCATTTGGGCTGGTGATGGCCTTCTTTGCCGTACTTTTTGTAACATACGAATTTGAGGACTGGCATGGGGCGTACGCGGCTTTTGCACAGAACCTGATGATGTCTGTCTTGTTCATATGGATGTTTTTCAGCCGCAGCAGTGACGACAATAGTAGTAATAGCCTTAGAGGACAGTCCTTCTACATTGCCCTCTTCAAGATGCTTGGAACCGGCGTTAGCAGCCTTGCATTCTACCTGTACCAGCCGATCTCGCACGGGTCATTTCTGATGACATATCTCTACGTTTCCATATTCGTATGCGACGTAATATACACAGGGTTGGTGTACCAACGCTCCAGGCAGCAAAAGATATCACTACTCTTCTTTGGGCAGTTGTTAAAGAAGTAGGAAAGGATGGGAAGGAAAAAGGTGCGAAAGGCAGGATTTTGAACCTCCCATACTGACGGGTCGCTTGACAGGCACATCATTTAATATCAAAGAAGCAGGTCTGTGTGGTTTCGAGCCTCTCTGATAAAATCTCTTAATTGGACTGATTATTTCAGAAATAGAGCTCCTGCGCAATCTCGTGATTTAGAACTTCAGGGTTCTGCATAATCTCGTTGGCAGGCGATTATTTGGTCTTAGCTTTTTTATCAAAGCATGTACTTTTCGTCGACAATTGATTTAAGCCGTCTTTAGAACAGATCTATATCGAGGCATTGTAACCTTGTGCGATAATATCAATACCTGGTTATCACACATTGTGCGGAGGGCTAGCAGAAATCAAAAGCGAGCCTTCGACCCCAAAGCTGAAGCCGCGCTAATGCATGTGTCTATTTCTACGATGCTTATCATCAGGATGAATTGATACAACCATTTTGGCATTTGTCCTCCCTCTCTTTCTACGACCTTCTCTTTATCTGGTGTCTGGAGCCGTTCTGATGCCTGGCTATGCACAGTCGCTCTATGTGTGCAGGCAAGGAAGAGGGCGCTAGGCTCCGTCCATGCCGTCTCTGCCATCCCTCCCATCTTTGCCATCCATACCGTTTATCGCGTCCTGCCCGTCTTGACCGTTCTGACCATTATTATTACTTGATTCCGACTGAGTGGCGTTTTCTTCGGTTACTATCGTCGGCACCGTAACAAAGGACTGGTCGCCTGCAACGCTGTTAATACTGTCGCACTTGAAAAAGGCCGTCTCATTGAACTTATAGTATATTGAGCCGTTGAAAACCTCGTCACATACAAACTCGTTTCCTTCCGAGTCAAAGTACGACTCGCTCGTCTCATTATATCTGTGCATCGGGTTGTGCCTCTCGTAGAGCATTATCTTCTTCGTCTCATTGGTTCGTGCTGTCGCCGCCGTCGTTTCGTCGTCGTCGCTGCTGCCGGCTGTGCCACCCTTGCCACCCTCGCCTCCGAGGCCACCATTTTGGCCTTTGCCGTTGAGGCCCGGATGCCCATCACGGCCATCGTTCGCCGTTTTATTGCTATTCTTTGGGTCATTGTCCCCTCTATTAGGAATTGCAATCACATATTGTAGTGATGTTGCATATGACAGAAGACCTAATCCAACAGCTGCAATAGCCACGAAAAGCATGATGTTTTTGCTAGATATGGCATTCCACATCATTTAATAGACTATGAGATGCCCCCTTAAAGCATTGAGAAGCGATAATTCATAATACAATTATCGCAAAAACTCTTTTAAGATTATTATTACCTTAAATTAGGTAGAAAGACCAATAGTGTCTTACTCTATGAAAGTATAATAATTTCATAATCTATGAAAAAAATACTAGGATAATGATGTTTGACTCTAGCTATCTGTAATATTTGGTCATTATACCCATTATTTTGCATCAGTCTTAAATCAAACTTTTGTTAGACAGCGTCTGATGATAAGCAGTCATGTAAAAAGCAAAATGTTGTTGATGAGCCTAGTGCTGGGGCTCGCAATCGCATCATATGCAATCTCTTTACCTGATGCGTTTGCATCCAATGGCGGCAACGGTGGCAATGGCGGCGATGGAGGAGATAG contains:
- a CDS encoding prohibitin family protein: MADDVFPSALVFSIILLIIAAVLSSIGIRRYMRRRRNRQREVRYEHPPPSQQQQQPSGLGIPSLKMPTLPRVENKLKIVAAVVTVIVVIIILAESVVIVQAGHRGVVLYLGAVEPRVLSEGIHFITPFAEQVIQMEVRTLKFQADASAASNDLQEVQTVIALNYHIDPNGVNTIFQQLGADYADRIISPTIQESVKASVAKFNAEELITKRETAKGVIADTIRKTLSQRDISVETVFITDFKFSEAFANQIEAKVVAYQKYLTEQNNLKAVQVVANQTVVQAEAQARANVAKANGESQAIKIINEQLKQSPDYLKWQSINKWNGQMPLALGTNAFPFFELPVQPQNQTRQQ
- a CDS encoding CBS domain-containing protein, with the protein product MTTTASSGNSRSNNDTAASSINVMPISSIMVQDVKTVSEEQTILDVCRVMHNNNIGSVVVVASKGQNKNPASYSSSSSSSSTTDGKQPSFDEPTGIITERDIVRHIALKLIAIQAPVHDVMSKPIVTVRPETSLTEAIQIMQTRDFRRLIVVNNEGGIIGIITDKDIFRAIARSRALISGLLSEQQPLPSSPTDRGGLLDQLEMEALTELFRPKLG